TCAGCGGTTACCCTGACCAATAAAGGTAAGTACATGTGGTTAGGCGCAGATGAATTGACTGGGGATACTCCCTGCATCGATCGCCTGGAGCGAATTAGTGAGGGTGTATATGGCAATCATCAACGCTTTGATTTAACTGAGCTGTTGGACATTCATAATGCCGAAGAAGAAATCGACATTGAAGGATTGGATTATAGCGATCGCTATTTGTGGCTGACTGGCTCCCACTCCTCTACCCGTAAAAAGCCCAAGCCAGAAGAGCATAAAACGACCAAATCGATCGATCGGCTCGGCCAAATCAAGCCCAACCTCAATCGTAGTTTTATTGCGCGGATTCCACTGGTCGATGGCAAACTACATAAATCCGTGCCTCATCCTAACAAGAGTAAGAAAACTCTAACGGCGGCCTGCTTGCAAAAAAACGACTTGGGCAATGAGCTGCTAACGGAATTGAGCCAAGATTCCCACCTTGCCCCCTATATCAATGCCCTTGTGCCCATGCAAACTGGTGCAAGTGATGATGCAGGTGGTGCGATCGAATCGGTGCGATTGCCATCCAAAGAAAATGGCCTGGACGTAGAAGGTCTAGCAGTGGTGGGCGATCGCCTGTTCTTAGGACTGCGCGGGCCGGTGCTGCGGGGTGAATGGGCAATTATCTTAGAGATTGAACTCAAGGAAACCAAAGCAGGCATACTAAACCTGAAGTCGATCGGTGATGGCAAAACCAAACGTAACACCAAACGTAACACCAAACGTAAAACCAAACGCAAGTATAAAAAGCATTTTGTAGCCTTGAATGGCTTGGGGGTGCGGGACTTGTGCTACGACCAAGAGAGTCAAAGCTTGCTGATCCTGGCTGGGGCAACCATGAATATTCGCGGCGGGATGCAATTATTTCGGCTCAAAGATGTGGTGGATTTGAGCGACGATAGTATTGCTACTCAAGCCGATCGGGGTCTAGAACGGATTGCCAAACTCGATTGCGCCTTTGGTACGGAGAATGCCGAGGGGATCGAAATTTTTGATGATGGCGATCGCCCTAAATCCTTGCTAGTGGTCTATGATGCGCCGTTGCCTGAGCGGAAGTTAGCTGAGCATAAGGTTTTAGCGGATATTATTACTTTTTAAAAGATGTCAGTAAAGATGTCAGTACAGTATAAGTGTCAGCTCGATAAAAAACGCTGATGAAGCAAGGGGAGCATCTGGCGATCGAGATTAACTATAAGTTTGAAATTTCAATGCTCTATTCGGCCCCCGGTTGATCGGGTCTGATCGCGGTGTAGCAGCCATAAAAAATCGAGCAGGTATTTACCCGCCCGATTGCTTTAGATGTAATTAAGAGTTTTAGAAACCGTAAGGTTACGACAGTAGAAAAATTTGGTTGAGCTAATTATGGC
The sequence above is a segment of the Pseudanabaena sp. PCC 7367 genome. Coding sequences within it:
- a CDS encoding DUF3616 domain-containing protein, which produces MLIASPRSRLLLEFDPQVQDLTAITNNLSAVTLTNKGKYMWLGADELTGDTPCIDRLERISEGVYGNHQRFDLTELLDIHNAEEEIDIEGLDYSDRYLWLTGSHSSTRKKPKPEEHKTTKSIDRLGQIKPNLNRSFIARIPLVDGKLHKSVPHPNKSKKTLTAACLQKNDLGNELLTELSQDSHLAPYINALVPMQTGASDDAGGAIESVRLPSKENGLDVEGLAVVGDRLFLGLRGPVLRGEWAIILEIELKETKAGILNLKSIGDGKTKRNTKRNTKRKTKRKYKKHFVALNGLGVRDLCYDQESQSLLILAGATMNIRGGMQLFRLKDVVDLSDDSIATQADRGLERIAKLDCAFGTENAEGIEIFDDGDRPKSLLVVYDAPLPERKLAEHKVLADIITF